The Lysobacter gummosus genome includes a region encoding these proteins:
- a CDS encoding MFS transporter: protein MSAITTADIPSIAPAMSPGQRLKSIFSGSIGNLVEYYDWYVYSAFSLYFAHVFFPKGDKISQALNAAAIFAVGFLMRPLGGWVFGRYADRHGRKAALMLSVLMMCAGSLIITFTPGYETIGVFAPVLLVAARLMQGLSVGGEYGSSATYLSEMASRENRGFWSSFLYVTLIMGQLLALMVLIVLQQFVLNEEQLRDWGWRIPFAIGAMAAIIALYLRRNMQETESFTKLQASDTPKRKEGSLRTLAQHPRAVLTVVGLTMGGTLAFYTYTNYMLKFLTISTGFDKETASLINAASLFVYMLMQPLVGALSDRIGRRPLLIAFGVLGTVLTVPVMHWIRDAQSPMQAFWLIMILLSAVSGYTAINAVVKAELFPVEVRALGVGLPYALTVALFGGTAEPIALWFKQIGMETGFFWYVSACIACSLLVYAFMPDTRKHSQIDHD, encoded by the coding sequence GTGAGCGCGATCACCACCGCCGACATCCCCTCCATCGCTCCGGCCATGAGCCCGGGACAACGGCTCAAGTCGATCTTCTCCGGATCGATCGGCAATCTGGTCGAGTACTACGACTGGTACGTCTACAGCGCATTCTCGCTGTACTTCGCCCACGTGTTCTTCCCCAAGGGCGACAAGATTTCGCAGGCGCTCAACGCCGCGGCGATCTTCGCAGTCGGCTTCCTGATGCGCCCGCTCGGCGGCTGGGTGTTCGGCCGCTACGCCGACCGCCACGGCCGCAAGGCCGCGCTGATGCTGTCGGTGCTGATGATGTGCGCCGGCTCGCTCATCATCACCTTCACCCCCGGCTACGAAACCATCGGCGTGTTCGCGCCGGTACTGCTGGTGGCGGCGCGGTTGATGCAGGGCCTGAGCGTCGGCGGCGAATACGGCAGCTCGGCGACCTACCTGAGCGAGATGGCCTCGCGCGAGAACCGCGGTTTCTGGTCCAGCTTCCTCTACGTCACCCTGATCATGGGCCAGCTGCTCGCGCTGATGGTGCTGATCGTGCTGCAGCAGTTCGTGTTGAACGAAGAACAGCTGCGCGACTGGGGCTGGCGGATTCCGTTCGCGATCGGCGCGATGGCCGCGATCATCGCCCTGTACCTGCGCCGCAACATGCAGGAAACCGAATCGTTCACCAAGCTGCAGGCCAGCGACACGCCCAAGCGCAAGGAAGGCTCGCTGCGCACGCTGGCGCAGCACCCGCGCGCGGTGCTGACCGTGGTCGGCCTGACCATGGGCGGCACGCTGGCGTTCTACACCTACACCAACTACATGCTGAAGTTCCTCACCATCAGCACCGGCTTCGACAAGGAAACCGCGTCGCTGATCAACGCCGCCAGCCTGTTCGTGTACATGCTGATGCAACCGCTGGTCGGCGCGCTGTCGGACCGGATCGGCCGGCGCCCGCTGCTGATCGCCTTCGGCGTGCTCGGCACCGTGCTGACCGTGCCGGTGATGCACTGGATCCGCGACGCGCAATCGCCGATGCAGGCGTTCTGGCTGATCATGATCCTGCTCAGCGCGGTCAGCGGCTACACCGCCATCAACGCGGTGGTGAAGGCCGAATTGTTCCCGGTCGAGGTCCGCGCGCTCGGCGTCGGCCTGCCCTACGCGCTCACCGTCGCCCTGTTCGGCGGCACCGCCGAGCCGATCGCGCTGTGGTTCAAGCAGATCGGCATGGAAACCGGCTTCTTCTGGTACGTCAGCGCCTGCATCGCCTGCTCGCTGCTGGTCTACGCGTTCATGCCCGACACCCGCAAGCATTCGCAGATCGATCACGACTGA
- a CDS encoding dicarboxylate/amino acid:cation symporter, with the protein MKSPASRFYLWVVAAIILGGVVGHFFPDFGVKLKPLGDGFISLIKMLIGPIIFLTVVLGIAGVADVKKVGRVGAKAILYFEVVSTFALVIGLMVVNTLKPGAGFNANVADLDPKKVAEAIGYAHKAEEQSTVDFLLHIIPKTFTDAFTGEGSLLQVLLLAVLFGFALLHMGKAGEKVMDLFETLSKAFFGIMSMVMKLAPIGAGAAMAFTIGKFGIESLGPLLKLMGSFYLTCALFVLIVLGAIARLTGFSILRFIRYIRDELLLVLGTSSSESALVPLMRKLERLGCSKPVVGLVVPSGYSFNLDGTNIYLTMAAIFVAQALNVELTLTQEITLLAVAMLTSKGASGVTGAGFITLAATLTVVPAVPVAGLALILGIDRFMSEARALTNLIGNGVATVVVARWENELDRDKLNHELINPPSALDLDAELPSDHHGPLSDKAA; encoded by the coding sequence ATGAAATCGCCAGCCTCGCGTTTCTATCTATGGGTGGTGGCCGCCATCATCCTCGGCGGTGTGGTCGGGCATTTCTTCCCCGATTTCGGCGTCAAGCTAAAGCCGCTGGGCGACGGTTTCATCTCGCTGATCAAGATGCTGATCGGCCCGATCATTTTCCTGACCGTGGTGCTGGGCATCGCCGGCGTCGCCGACGTCAAGAAGGTCGGGCGCGTCGGCGCCAAGGCGATCTTGTACTTCGAAGTGGTTTCGACCTTCGCCCTGGTGATCGGCCTGATGGTCGTCAACACGCTGAAGCCTGGCGCGGGCTTCAACGCCAACGTGGCCGACCTGGACCCGAAGAAGGTCGCCGAGGCCATCGGCTACGCGCACAAGGCCGAAGAGCAGAGCACGGTCGATTTCCTGCTGCACATCATCCCCAAGACCTTCACCGACGCCTTCACCGGCGAAGGCAGCCTGTTGCAGGTGCTGCTGCTGGCGGTGCTGTTCGGCTTCGCCCTGCTGCACATGGGCAAGGCCGGCGAAAAGGTCATGGATCTGTTCGAGACGCTGTCGAAAGCGTTCTTCGGCATCATGAGCATGGTCATGAAGCTGGCCCCGATCGGCGCCGGCGCGGCGATGGCCTTCACCATCGGCAAGTTCGGCATCGAATCGCTCGGCCCGCTGCTCAAGCTGATGGGCAGCTTCTATCTCACCTGCGCCCTGTTCGTGCTGATCGTGCTCGGCGCCATCGCCCGTCTCACCGGCTTCAGCATCCTGCGCTTCATCCGCTATATCCGCGACGAACTCCTGCTGGTGCTGGGCACTTCGTCGTCGGAATCGGCGCTGGTGCCGCTGATGCGCAAGCTCGAACGCCTGGGCTGCTCCAAGCCGGTGGTCGGCCTGGTGGTTCCCAGCGGTTATTCGTTCAACCTCGACGGCACCAACATCTATCTGACGATGGCGGCGATCTTCGTCGCGCAGGCGCTCAACGTCGAACTCACCCTGACGCAGGAAATCACCCTGCTGGCGGTAGCGATGCTGACCTCCAAGGGCGCTTCCGGCGTGACCGGCGCGGGCTTCATCACCCTGGCCGCGACCCTGACCGTGGTGCCGGCGGTGCCGGTCGCGGGCCTGGCGCTGATCCTGGGCATCGACCGCTTCATGAGCGAAGCGCGCGCGCTGACCAACCTGATCGGCAACGGCGTGGCCACGGTGGTGGTGGCGCGCTGGGAGAACGAGCTCGACCGCGACAAGCTCAATCATGAGCTGATCAATCCGCCGAGCGCGCTCGACCTCGACGCCGAGCTGCCGAGCGACCACCACGGCCCGCTGAGCGACAAGGCCGCCTGA
- a CDS encoding OprO/OprP family phosphate-selective porin yields MRIDRLALVLSLTALPCAAQAGNFDDWPTKYTFGDGTEISATGNFAYDVVDFSGDGYGTAATDLSDDGHYRRREFGMNLKKKDVYDFTAVFDFESKLWLDVALRLDTKAWFGADYGKLRVGYFKTPVSMESVAASRSASMLEQSAASQAVYEGRRTGVEWSMERPRYAVSAAYFFGHDLQGDNPGTTAAGRAVWTPVKDKDHVVHLGLTGSVENPHGFTDGRGAYFGPAARFRARPMNGLTPVRLVDSGSLRNTDKIVRNGLEALWIDGPWSVQAEYLRATAERDNGARDFTANGYYVTGSWVLTGETRPYTGNNVGNIKPAHGYGAVELLARLGELDLDDGGIAGGKQRDWTLGVNWYLTTHFKFQANYVRVKADKGLLSADPDVMEVRAQVQF; encoded by the coding sequence ATGCGCATCGATCGCCTCGCCCTCGTCCTGTCCCTGACCGCGTTGCCCTGTGCCGCGCAGGCCGGCAACTTCGACGACTGGCCGACCAAGTACACCTTCGGCGACGGCACGGAGATTTCCGCGACCGGCAACTTCGCCTACGACGTGGTGGATTTTTCCGGCGACGGCTACGGCACCGCCGCGACCGACCTGTCCGACGACGGCCACTACCGTCGCCGCGAGTTCGGCATGAATCTGAAAAAGAAAGACGTCTACGATTTCACCGCGGTGTTCGATTTCGAATCCAAGCTCTGGCTCGACGTCGCCCTGCGCCTGGACACCAAGGCCTGGTTCGGCGCCGACTACGGCAAGCTGCGCGTGGGTTACTTCAAGACGCCGGTGAGCATGGAGAGCGTCGCCGCCTCGCGCTCCGCCAGCATGCTGGAGCAGTCGGCCGCCTCGCAGGCGGTCTACGAAGGCCGCCGCACCGGCGTGGAGTGGTCGATGGAACGCCCGCGCTACGCGGTCAGCGCGGCGTACTTCTTCGGTCACGATCTGCAGGGCGACAACCCGGGCACCACCGCCGCCGGGCGCGCGGTGTGGACGCCGGTCAAGGACAAGGATCACGTCGTGCACCTGGGCCTGACCGGCTCGGTCGAGAACCCGCACGGCTTCACCGATGGACGCGGCGCCTATTTCGGCCCCGCCGCGCGTTTCCGCGCGCGGCCGATGAACGGCCTCACGCCGGTGCGCCTGGTCGATTCGGGCAGCCTGCGCAATACCGACAAGATCGTGCGCAACGGCTTGGAAGCGTTGTGGATCGACGGCCCGTGGTCGGTGCAGGCCGAGTATCTGCGCGCGACCGCCGAACGCGACAACGGCGCACGCGATTTCACCGCCAACGGTTACTACGTCACCGGCAGCTGGGTGCTGACCGGCGAAACCCGCCCCTACACCGGCAACAACGTCGGCAACATCAAGCCCGCGCACGGCTATGGCGCGGTGGAGTTGCTGGCGCGCTTGGGCGAACTGGATCTGGACGACGGCGGCATCGCCGGTGGCAAGCAGCGCGACTGGACCTTGGGCGTGAACTGGTACCTGACCACACACTTCAAGTTCCAGGCCAACTACGTGCGGGTGAAGGCCGACAAGGGCCTGCTGTCGGCCGATCCGGACGTGATGGAGGTTCGGGCTCAGGTGCAGTTCTGA
- a CDS encoding hybrid sensor histidine kinase/response regulator, translated as MIPRRRQLQTALWIVLPLAGALLTMLIVGRIAYSQALQRQAGEASVLLAQRAQVIEQHIDRYRIMPAVLSLDPQLRATLANPADRVQRQRANERLVQLNFANRTSTLTLIDGNGIGLAASNWDLPNSNVGHSYAFRPYFQKAMAEGSGEFYAIGVTTHVPGHFIARAIHDERGGAVGAVAVKVELEDIRSDWSERGDLVLLSDANGVVFLTAQPQWRYRMLRTPTPAQSSELQRTRQYQGQKLRPASFRLEREVGDGARVVRLREPGMREPMLWQSLHLQREDWTLHLLRDTTPSIRIAWIARAVAAGAWLLLVSVALLLMQRNRIASLRLRSRQELERMVEHHAEALRNAQDGVVHAARQASLGKGQSLEHLPQGVSVVDAQLRLVAWNQRYAELFRYPPELLQVGRPIEDLIRYNARRGLLGADPEDAIRRRLDHLQRGQPYLHERERPDGTVIEIRGNPMPDGGFVTSYADITAYKQAARDLRTLADSLERGIEQRTRDLQSAMGEAERANRSKTRFVAAAVHDLLQPLNAARMYLSSLRRRVSDGEGRELSDHIEAALAAQDDILSSLLDISRLESGALEVRRAALPLSRLFASIDSQFRILAESRGLRLHCIASSAVIDSDEVLLRRIVQNFVSNAMQFTPRDGRIVIGARRLHDSMRVEVWDTGPGIAANKRELIFEEFQRLDTGVEAPQRGAGLGLAIVRRVALLLGHRVHVRSWPGHGSVFSVEVPYAQAASYAPETAAPLVAADGHAAQGQDSPLHGRRVWVIDDDLHSRQAAQRLLGDWGCAVETAGTAAEALTKASAATMPDLLLLDYRLGESTGFELGTQLEAKWKRMPQVVLMSADADPSLRTRAAERDWSFLPKPLRPAALRALATRLLGMGL; from the coding sequence GTGATCCCCCGCCGCCGCCAGCTCCAGACCGCCTTATGGATCGTGCTGCCGCTGGCCGGCGCGCTGCTGACGATGCTGATCGTCGGTCGCATCGCCTATTCGCAGGCCTTGCAGCGCCAGGCCGGCGAAGCCAGCGTGCTGCTGGCGCAGCGCGCGCAGGTGATCGAGCAGCACATCGATCGTTACCGGATCATGCCGGCGGTGCTGTCGCTGGACCCGCAGTTGCGCGCGACCCTGGCCAATCCCGCCGACCGCGTCCAGCGCCAGCGCGCCAACGAGCGCCTGGTCCAGCTTAATTTCGCCAACCGCACCAGCACGTTGACCCTGATCGACGGCAACGGCATCGGTCTGGCCGCCAGCAACTGGGACCTGCCCAACAGCAACGTCGGCCACTCCTACGCATTCCGCCCGTATTTCCAGAAAGCCATGGCCGAAGGCTCGGGCGAGTTCTACGCCATCGGCGTGACCACCCACGTGCCAGGCCACTTCATCGCCCGCGCCATCCACGACGAACGCGGCGGCGCGGTCGGCGCGGTCGCGGTCAAGGTCGAGCTGGAAGACATCCGCTCGGACTGGAGCGAACGCGGCGATCTGGTCCTGCTCAGCGACGCCAACGGCGTGGTGTTCCTGACCGCGCAGCCGCAATGGCGCTACCGCATGCTGCGCACACCGACACCGGCGCAAAGCAGCGAGCTACAGCGCACCCGCCAGTATCAAGGGCAGAAACTGCGGCCGGCCTCGTTCCGGCTCGAACGCGAAGTCGGCGACGGCGCGCGCGTGGTGCGCCTGCGCGAGCCGGGCATGCGCGAGCCGATGCTGTGGCAATCGCTGCATCTGCAACGCGAAGACTGGACCCTGCACCTGCTGCGCGACACCACGCCGAGCATCCGCATCGCCTGGATCGCGCGCGCGGTGGCGGCCGGCGCGTGGCTGCTGCTGGTCTCGGTCGCGCTGCTGCTGATGCAGCGCAACCGCATCGCCAGCCTGCGCCTGCGCAGCCGGCAGGAACTGGAGCGAATGGTCGAGCACCACGCCGAAGCGCTGCGCAACGCCCAGGACGGCGTGGTTCACGCGGCGCGGCAGGCGAGCCTGGGCAAAGGCCAGAGCCTGGAACATTTGCCGCAGGGCGTCAGCGTGGTCGATGCGCAACTGCGGCTGGTGGCGTGGAATCAGCGCTACGCCGAGCTGTTCCGCTATCCGCCGGAGCTGTTGCAGGTGGGCCGGCCGATCGAAGACCTGATCCGCTACAACGCCCGCCGCGGTCTGCTCGGCGCCGATCCGGAAGACGCGATCCGGCGCCGCCTGGATCATCTGCAACGCGGCCAGCCTTACCTGCACGAACGCGAACGCCCGGACGGCACGGTGATCGAGATCCGCGGCAATCCGATGCCCGACGGCGGCTTCGTCACCAGTTACGCCGACATCACCGCCTACAAGCAGGCCGCGCGCGATCTGCGCACGCTGGCCGACAGCCTGGAACGCGGCATCGAGCAGCGCACCCGCGATCTGCAAAGCGCCATGGGCGAAGCCGAGCGCGCCAACCGCTCCAAGACCCGCTTCGTCGCCGCCGCCGTGCACGATCTGCTGCAGCCCTTGAACGCTGCGCGCATGTACCTGTCGTCGCTGCGGCGGCGCGTGAGCGATGGCGAAGGCCGTGAGCTCAGCGACCACATCGAGGCCGCGCTGGCCGCGCAGGACGACATTCTGTCCAGCCTGCTGGACATTTCGCGCCTGGAATCCGGAGCGCTGGAAGTGCGCCGCGCCGCGCTGCCGTTGTCGCGGCTGTTCGCCAGCATCGACAGCCAGTTCCGCATTCTGGCCGAGTCGCGCGGCCTGCGCCTGCACTGCATCGCCTCCAGCGCGGTGATCGACAGCGACGAAGTGTTGCTGCGCCGGATCGTGCAGAACTTCGTCTCCAACGCGATGCAGTTCACCCCGCGCGACGGCCGCATCGTGATCGGCGCGCGGCGCCTGCACGACAGCATGCGCGTCGAGGTGTGGGACACCGGCCCGGGCATCGCGGCGAACAAACGCGAACTGATTTTCGAGGAATTCCAGCGCCTGGACACCGGCGTCGAAGCGCCGCAGCGCGGCGCCGGGCTCGGCCTGGCGATCGTGCGCCGGGTGGCGCTGCTGCTCGGCCATCGCGTGCACGTGCGCTCCTGGCCCGGGCACGGCAGCGTGTTTTCGGTAGAAGTGCCGTACGCGCAGGCCGCCTCGTACGCGCCGGAAACCGCGGCGCCGCTTGTCGCGGCCGACGGCCATGCCGCGCAGGGCCAGGATTCGCCGCTGCACGGCCGCCGGGTGTGGGTGATCGACGACGATCTGCATTCGCGCCAGGCCGCGCAACGCCTGCTCGGCGATTGGGGCTGCGCGGTCGAAACCGCCGGCACCGCGGCCGAGGCGCTGACCAAGGCTTCGGCGGCGACGATGCCGGACCTGCTGCTGCTGGACTACCGGCTCGGCGAAAGCACCGGTTTCGAACTGGGCACGCAGTTGGAAGCCAAGTGGAAACGCATGCCGCAGGTGGTGCTGATGTCGGCCGATGCCGACCCGTCGCTGCGCACGCGCGCGGCCGAACGCGACTGGAGCTTCCTGCCCAAGCCGCTGCGGCCGGCGGCGCTGCGCGCGCTGGCGACACGACTGCTCGGCATGGGCCTGTAA
- a CDS encoding LuxR C-terminal-related transcriptional regulator yields MSATLRLLIADDHPMFRAALRYALGEIAPGAQIVEVASQSALEAAIASGGEFDLAMLDLMMPGAMGFSSLVYARGERPELPVVIISSNEHPRTIRRAQQFGASGFVPKSAPSSVLGEAVNAVLAGEVWFPSQKADRDEGDAQLADRLAQLTPQQMRVLLRLADGLLNKQIAYELSLAENTVKIHVTAILRKLGCHSRTQAAVLVKGLALDEDGAGLHDDALRLS; encoded by the coding sequence ATGAGCGCAACCCTGCGCCTGTTGATCGCCGACGACCATCCGATGTTCCGCGCGGCGCTGCGCTATGCGCTGGGCGAGATCGCGCCCGGCGCGCAGATCGTCGAGGTCGCCAGCCAGAGCGCATTGGAAGCGGCCATCGCCAGCGGCGGCGAATTCGATCTGGCCATGCTCGACCTGATGATGCCCGGGGCGATGGGGTTCTCTTCGCTGGTCTACGCGCGCGGCGAACGCCCCGAGCTGCCGGTGGTGATCATTTCCTCCAACGAACACCCGCGCACCATCCGCCGCGCGCAGCAGTTCGGCGCCTCCGGTTTCGTGCCCAAGTCGGCGCCTTCCTCGGTGCTGGGCGAAGCGGTCAACGCCGTGCTCGCGGGCGAAGTCTGGTTTCCCTCGCAAAAGGCCGATCGCGATGAGGGCGACGCGCAACTCGCCGATCGCCTGGCCCAGCTGACGCCGCAACAGATGCGCGTGCTGCTGCGCCTGGCCGACGGCCTGCTCAACAAGCAGATCGCCTACGAGCTGTCGCTGGCCGAGAACACGGTGAAGATCCACGTCACCGCGATCCTGCGCAAGCTCGGCTGCCATTCGCGCACCCAGGCGGCGGTGCTGGTGAAGGGGCTGGCGCTGGACGAAGACGGCGCCGGCCTGCACGACGACGCGCTGCGCCTGTCCTGA
- a CDS encoding malate dehydrogenase — protein MKTPVRVAVTGAAGQIGYSLLFRIASGEMLGKDQPVILQLLELPLEKAQAALKGVIMELEDCAFPLLAGIVGTDDAEVAFKDADIALLVGARPRGPGMERKDLLLENAKIFTAQGAALNKVASRNVKVLVVGNPANTNAYIAMKSAPDLPAKNFTAMLRLDHNRALSQLAAKAGVAVGDIENLIVWGNHSPTMYPDYRFAKAGGVSLKDKINDAAWNADTFIPVVGKRGAAIIEARGLSSAASAANAAIDHVRDWVLGSNGKWVTMGVPSDGSYGIPETVMYGVPVITANGEYTRVEGLEIDAFSRERMDKTLAELEEERAGVAHLLG, from the coding sequence ATGAAGACCCCCGTCCGCGTTGCCGTCACCGGTGCTGCCGGCCAGATCGGCTACTCGCTGCTGTTCCGCATCGCTTCCGGCGAAATGCTCGGCAAGGATCAGCCCGTCATCCTGCAGCTGCTGGAACTGCCGCTGGAGAAGGCCCAGGCCGCGCTCAAGGGCGTGATCATGGAGCTGGAAGACTGCGCGTTCCCGCTGCTGGCCGGCATCGTCGGCACCGACGACGCCGAAGTCGCGTTCAAGGACGCCGACATCGCCCTGCTGGTCGGCGCGCGTCCGCGCGGCCCGGGCATGGAGCGCAAGGACCTGCTGCTGGAAAACGCGAAGATCTTCACCGCCCAGGGCGCGGCGTTGAACAAGGTCGCCTCGCGCAACGTCAAGGTGCTGGTGGTCGGCAACCCGGCCAACACCAACGCCTACATCGCGATGAAGTCGGCGCCGGACCTGCCGGCGAAGAACTTCACCGCCATGCTGCGCCTGGACCACAACCGCGCGCTGAGCCAGCTCGCCGCCAAGGCCGGCGTCGCCGTGGGCGACATCGAGAACCTGATCGTGTGGGGCAACCACAGCCCGACCATGTATCCGGACTACCGCTTCGCCAAGGCCGGCGGCGTGTCGCTGAAGGACAAGATCAACGACGCCGCCTGGAACGCCGACACCTTCATTCCGGTCGTGGGCAAGCGCGGCGCGGCGATCATCGAAGCGCGTGGCCTGTCCTCGGCCGCCTCGGCCGCCAACGCCGCCATCGACCACGTCCGCGACTGGGTCCTGGGCAGCAACGGCAAGTGGGTGACCATGGGCGTGCCGTCCGACGGCAGCTACGGCATCCCGGAGACGGTGATGTACGGCGTGCCGGTGATCACCGCCAATGGCGAGTACACCCGCGTGGAAGGCCTCGAAATCGACGCCTTCAGCCGCGAGCGCATGGACAAGACCCTGGCCGAGCTGGAAGAAGAGCGCGCCGGCGTCGCCCATCTGCTGGGTTGA
- a CDS encoding glutaredoxin family protein, translated as MRVTTVLWIAIAAAVGVGGVKLLKANGAGGLFASRPAELKPDDPRHTTGDKRIVMLAAEWCGYCEKLRKDFELADVRYTLIDVDTAAGQKAMDAVGARGVPVTIVGQDIVYGYNMDEIKGHLEPLGYRL; from the coding sequence ATGCGCGTGACCACCGTGCTCTGGATCGCCATCGCCGCGGCTGTCGGCGTCGGCGGCGTCAAGTTGCTCAAGGCCAACGGCGCGGGCGGCCTGTTCGCCTCGCGTCCGGCCGAGCTCAAGCCCGACGATCCGCGCCACACCACCGGCGACAAGCGCATCGTCATGCTTGCGGCGGAGTGGTGCGGCTACTGCGAAAAGCTGCGCAAGGATTTCGAACTGGCCGACGTGCGCTACACCCTCATCGACGTCGATACCGCCGCGGGCCAGAAGGCGATGGACGCGGTCGGCGCGCGCGGCGTGCCGGTCACCATCGTCGGCCAGGACATCGTTTACGGCTACAACATGGACGAGATCAAAGGCCATCTCGAACCGTTGGGCTATCGCCTGTGA
- a CDS encoding pyridoxal phosphate-dependent aminotransferase gives MPQLARRIGRAKPSAIMQVAEKAKRLKAEGRDIISFSIGVPNFLPGDHVYAAVREALAKDSGQYGSNRGADALLDAFIEHMSKIGLTGYGRVNCATGIGAKHVIYNIAEALLDEGDTIVFPTPYWTSYLDIAEIVNAKIDLLPCPASQDYKLTPAQLEVALAKKPKVFLFNNPSNPTGMVYGKDEIDALAAVIAKYPDTWVITDDIYNRMVFDGLGYHNFVHSHPELRDRVIFIDSLSKTYGMPGWRVGFMAGPEVIAQAVTTMNSNHITNVPEIVTAAAVAALSGPQDVPTARCAEFQVKRDQVMDVMNSIPGVVCPRPQGAFYVFPDISVAFGKTHGPSGLKIGNDMDFCNALLETKGVACVPGSAFGEPRALRISYTCPTPQLAPGLQRFQEFFAELA, from the coding sequence ATGCCCCAGCTCGCCCGGCGCATCGGTCGCGCCAAGCCCAGCGCGATCATGCAGGTTGCCGAAAAGGCCAAGCGGCTCAAGGCCGAAGGTCGCGACATCATCAGCTTCTCGATCGGCGTTCCCAACTTCCTGCCCGGCGATCATGTCTATGCCGCCGTGCGCGAAGCGCTGGCCAAGGACAGCGGCCAGTACGGCAGCAACCGCGGCGCCGACGCGCTGCTGGACGCGTTCATCGAGCACATGAGCAAAATCGGCCTGACCGGCTACGGCCGCGTCAATTGCGCCACCGGCATCGGCGCCAAACACGTGATCTACAACATCGCCGAGGCGCTGTTGGACGAAGGCGACACGATCGTCTTCCCGACCCCGTACTGGACCAGCTATCTCGACATCGCCGAGATCGTCAACGCCAAGATCGACCTGCTGCCGTGCCCGGCCTCGCAGGACTACAAGCTCACCCCGGCCCAGCTGGAAGTCGCGCTGGCGAAGAAGCCGAAGGTGTTCTTGTTCAACAACCCGTCCAACCCGACCGGCATGGTCTACGGCAAGGACGAAATCGATGCATTGGCCGCGGTCATCGCCAAGTACCCGGACACCTGGGTCATCACCGACGACATCTACAACCGCATGGTGTTCGACGGCCTGGGCTATCACAACTTCGTGCACTCGCATCCCGAGTTGCGCGACCGCGTGATCTTCATCGACTCGCTGTCCAAGACCTACGGCATGCCGGGTTGGCGCGTGGGTTTCATGGCCGGTCCGGAAGTGATCGCGCAGGCCGTGACCACGATGAACTCCAACCACATCACCAACGTCCCGGAAATCGTCACCGCCGCCGCCGTGGCCGCGCTGTCGGGTCCGCAGGACGTGCCGACCGCGCGCTGCGCCGAATTCCAGGTCAAGCGCGACCAGGTCATGGACGTGATGAATTCGATCCCGGGCGTGGTCTGCCCGCGTCCGCAGGGCGCGTTCTACGTGTTCCCGGACATCAGCGTCGCCTTCGGCAAAACGCATGGCCCCAGCGGTTTGAAGATCGGCAACGACATGGATTTCTGCAACGCTCTGCTGGAAACCAAGGGCGTGGCCTGCGTGCCGGGTTCGGCGTTCGGCGAGCCGCGCGCGCTGCGCATCAGCTACACCTGTCCGACGCCGCAGCTTGCGCCGGGTCTGCAGCGCTTCCAGGAATTCTTCGCCGAGCTCGCCTGA
- a CDS encoding peptidylprolyl isomerase, with protein sequence MSLIATFDTERGPIRVELAADKAPLTVANFVNLAQRGFYDGLNFHRVIPNFMIQGGCPQGTGTGGPGYRFEDETRNGLGHQRGVLSMANAGPGTNGSQFFITHIVCDWLDGKHTVFGKVLEGLEIVDTVKQGDKINSVKIEGDVAAVLAAKADRVADWNKVLDENKRA encoded by the coding sequence ATGAGCCTGATCGCCACCTTCGACACCGAACGCGGCCCGATCCGCGTCGAACTCGCCGCCGACAAGGCGCCGCTGACCGTCGCCAACTTCGTCAATCTGGCCCAGCGCGGCTTCTATGACGGCCTGAACTTCCACCGCGTGATCCCGAACTTCATGATCCAGGGCGGCTGCCCGCAGGGCACCGGCACCGGCGGCCCGGGCTATCGTTTCGAGGACGAGACCCGCAACGGCCTGGGTCACCAGCGCGGCGTGCTGTCGATGGCCAATGCCGGCCCGGGCACCAACGGCAGCCAGTTCTTCATCACCCACATCGTCTGCGACTGGCTGGACGGCAAGCACACCGTGTTCGGCAAGGTGCTGGAAGGCCTGGAGATCGTCGATACGGTCAAGCAGGGCGACAAGATCAACTCGGTGAAGATCGAAGGCGATGTCGCCGCCGTGCTGGCCGCCAAGGCCGACCGCGTGGCCGACTGGAACAAGGTGCTCGACGAGAACAAGCGCGCCTGA